GCCGTCTGATACCCCCGAGAACACGACGGCACCGGGTGTCGAGGGCGATGCCGCAGGCGAGCCACTGATCGTGTTCGACGAGGTGGTGAAGCGCTTCGGCGACCTCACCGTCCTGGGCCACCTCGACTTCAACGTGGCGGCCGGTGAGCGCGTCACCCTGATCGGGCCGAGCGGTTCGGGCAAGACCACCATCCTGCGCCTGCTCATGACCCTGGAGAAGGTCACCGAGGGGCACATCCGGATCGGCGGCGAGCCGTTCAGCCACATGCCCCGGGGCAGCGGCCTGGTCCCGGCCAGCGAGAGCTACCTGCGCCGGCGCCGCAAGACCATCGGCATGGTGTTCCAGCAGTTCAACCTGTTCCCCAACATGACGGTTCGCAAGAACATCATGGAGGCGCCGGTCCACGTCCTGGGCCTGAGCAAGGACGAGGCCAGCGAACGGGCCGCGGATCTGCTGGACCTGGTGGGGCTGGGCGACAAGATCGACGCCCACCCGACCCAGCTGTCCGGCGGCCAGCAGCAGCGCGTGGCGATCGCCCGGGCCCTGGCCATGCGCCCGGAGATCCTGTTGCTGGACGAGGTCACCTCCGCCCTCGACCCGGAGCTGGTGGCCGGTGTGCTGGACGTGCTGCGCGAGGTGGCCGAGACCACCGAC
This DNA window, taken from Nocardiopsis exhalans, encodes the following:
- the ehuA gene encoding ectoine/hydroxyectoine ABC transporter ATP-binding protein EhuA — its product is MSPSDTPENTTAPGVEGDAAGEPLIVFDEVVKRFGDLTVLGHLDFNVAAGERVTLIGPSGSGKTTILRLLMTLEKVTEGHIRIGGEPFSHMPRGSGLVPASESYLRRRRKTIGMVFQQFNLFPNMTVRKNIMEAPVHVLGLSKDEASERAADLLDLVGLGDKIDAHPTQLSGGQQQRVAIARALAMRPEILLLDEVTSALDPELVAGVLDVLREVAETTDITMLCVTHEMGFARDVSHRVLMFDKGRIAEEGHPDQIFGDPREERTKSFLKSVLENGH